In Tetrapisispora phaffii CBS 4417 chromosome 6, complete genome, a single genomic region encodes these proteins:
- the TPHA0F00780 gene encoding Zn(II)2Cys6 transcription factor (ancestral locus Anc_4.121) — translation MGNKRIIRKRIIKSCKFCYIHKIKCDRQLPCSNCATKVDVDPCKYGFDKDDLIAESDNESNYSDYNNTKIKKLKGSIKKEIVFKPKYYNPFFSTLINNTLLSIESFDELIDKQNFQRNVVVNFDRFKPYKLKYDEIIDLIPNNKDDAEFKLRRFYESINPIIPIVSRVCITKIVNEIYLNRKDNKEVNPSSLILLIAMFFCELFADVAAKLKSDISTCNKYFSAFRFLLDVINFPMKSSMECIQACVLVNFVIDPNMIHFTGYSTMLIRLAQQNGINKIAKEMKYQNDSIKILWNFLLYIEGSSSVTFGLPFFSSCELLDFAPLTITDIANNNSEYPLEYTYGRFIINRIFKDLMKIISLNSVSKQHLSLIKRKIDGLYNEINFLNLNIRSKYPVHPEYFTSTLFIFLYRLHLRYIALYTLRAQNDEIIEPLNNGQLALNMEHLLESEAIFNDEVITLSLLLLLHTMKRLVQKDIEKFVWYTRGSTIMQYLFIVLKDIYQKPQKPYMLSNFPEITREIMDQDLKVIIDTDPILFKYVLVEDILKLVEMQLVSLWSNDDLYKFIIIKSVKEEVWKKHESFLMHSKKELESIRECNMFASCNKYLNLDKDIELLDSMDHLKENVTSTEISKILQEWVSEFNDRRQDS, via the coding sequence ATGGGcaataaaagaataattagaaaaagaataataaaatcttGCAAATTTTGCtatattcataaaattaaatgcGATAGGCAGTTGCCTTGTTCCAATTGTGCTACTAAGGTTGATGTTGATCCATGCAAATATGGATTTGATAAAGATGATTTAATTGCTGAAAGTGATAATGAATCCAATTACTctgattataataatactaaaattaagaaattaaaaggATCTATTAAAAAGGAGATAGTATTCAAACCTAAATACTATAATCcttttttttcaacattAATCAATAATACTTTGTTATCGATTGAATCCTTTGATGAGTTAATTGATAAACAAAACTTCCAAAGAAATGTTGTAGTCAATTTCGATAGATTTAAGCCTTATAAACTTAAGTACGATGAAATCATTGATTTAATTCCAAATAATAAGGATGATGctgaatttaaattacGACGGTTTTATGAGTCGATAAACCCCATTATTCCTATTGTCTCAAGGGTATGTATAACCAAAATagtaaatgaaatatatctGAATCgaaaagataataaagaagTTAATCCATCGAGTTTGATACTATTGATTGCCATGTTTTTTTGTGAACTATTTGCTGATGTTGCTGCCAAATTGAAAAGTGATATCTCAACatgtaataaatatttttcagcCTTTAGATTTCTTCTAGATGTCATTAACTTTCCAATGAAGTCATCGATGGAATGCATTCAAGCATGTGTTTTGGTGAATTTTGTCATTGATCCAAATATGATTCATTTTACAGGTTATTCAACAATGTTAATCAGATTAGCTCAGCAGAATGGTATAAACAAGATAGCAAAAGAAATGAAGTATCAAAACGATTcgattaaaatattatggaactttcttttatatatagaagGTTCATCTTCTGTAACCTTCGGATTACCATTCTTTTCTTCATGTGAGCTGTTAGATTTTGCTCCCTTAACAATCACAGATATTGCGAATAACAACTCTGAATATCCTTTGGAATACACTTATGGTAGATTCATCATAaatagaatatttaaagatctgatgaaaataatttccTTGAACTCCGTCTCTAAGCAGCATTTGTCActaattaaaagaaaaatagaTGGATTATACAAtgaaatcaatttcttgaatCTTAATATAAGATCCAAATACCCTGTTCATCCAGAATATTTTACTAGCacattatttatattccTCTACAGATTACATCTCCGATATATAGCTCTTTACACTTTAAGAGCTcaaaatgatgaaattattgaacCATTAAATAATGGTCAGTTAGCATTAAATATGGAACACCTGTTAGAGTCTGAAGcaatttttaatgatgaGGTCATTACTTTATCATTACTATTGTTATTGCATACTATGAAAAGATTAGTACAGAAGGATATTGAGAAATTTGTATGGTACACTAGAGGTTCTACTATTATGCAATACTTGTTTATTGTCTTGAAGGATATATATCAAAAGCCTCAGAAACCATATATGCTCTCTAATTTTCCTGAAATTACTAGGGAAATAATGGATCAGGATTTGAAGGTAATTATTGATACAGATCCcattttgtttaaatacGTGCTAGTGGAAGATATTCTGAAATTAGTGGAAATGCAGTTGGTGTCACTTTGGAgtaatgatgatttatataaatttatcataATTAAATCAGTAAAGGAAGAGGTTTGGAAAAAGCATGAATCTTTTTTGATGCATTCAAAAAAGGAATTGGAGAGTATAAGAGAATGTAACATGTTTGCATCttgtaataaatatttgaacCTGGATAAAGATATAGAATTATTAGATTCAATGGATCACCTGAAAGAAAACGTCACTAGTACCGAGATATCTAAAATTCTTCAAGAATGGGTTTCTGAATTTAACGATAGGCGACAGGATAGTTAA
- the COG7 gene encoding Golgi transport complex subunit COG7 (similar to Saccharomyces cerevisiae COG7 (YGL005C); ancestral locus Anc_4.118): MTELNNKADSDKQVDNDKLLDMFLDKDFVPQSYVDVLLSATSTEDLTKTQAVSSALLARFDYYTKTLTNELKTSLESLEKLSETIPSTWSSSTLDKATLGTSEPSNAHGSSKLEYYLETLGSAVRALEADTQSIDEQIKELDSKYQSSDEVVEQLDKLVKVRSRLNSVIKCFQELDNIFSISPNISRNEQDDVSSKSVSVFDFKLSLRTLEETIEESLASSTQAEKHNQRNTELLKKIDHFIELKPIFKGLDKFYPIYSDFVDSISKKMEIYMSTKDIEDGF; this comes from the coding sequence ATGACTGAGTTGAACAATAAAGCAGATTCCGATAAACAAGTAGATAATGATAAGCTACTAGATATGTTTTTGGACAAAGACTTTGTTCCACAATCATATGTTGACGTTCTACTTTCTGCTACCAGCACTGAAGATTTAACTAAGACTCAAGCAGTTTCTTCGGCGTTGTTGGCTAGATTTGATTACTACACAAAGACATTaacaaatgaattaaaGACCTCTCTTGAAAgtttagaaaaattatctgAAACTATACCGAGCACTTGGTCCTCTAGTACCCTAGATAAAGCTACTTTGGGTACTTCTGAACCATCAAATGCACACGGCTCTTCAAAATTAGAGTACTATTTAGAAACATTAGGCAGTGCAGTTAGAGCTCTAGAGGCTGACACACAAAGTATAGATgaacaaataaaagaacTAGATAGTAAATATCAATCTAGTGATGAGGTAGTAGAACAATTGGATAAATTGGTGAAAGTTAGAAGTCGGTTAAACAGTGTGATTAAATGTTTCCAGGAATTAGATAATATCTTTAGTATATCGCCTAATATTTCGAGAAACGAACAAGATGATGTGTCAAGTAAATCAGTGTCAGTATTTGATTTCAAGCTATCACTACGAACATTGGAAGAAACGATCGAGGAATCTTTGGCAAGTTCAACGCAAGCTGAGAAGCATAACCAAAGAAATACAGAACTgctgaaaaaaattgacCATTTTATAGAATTAAAACCAATCTTCAAAGGATTAGACAAATTCTATCCAATTTATTCAGATTTTGTTGATAGtatttccaaaaaaatggaaatttATATGAGCACTAAAGATATAGAAGATGgattttaa